The following coding sequences lie in one beta proteobacterium CB genomic window:
- a CDS encoding septum formation initiator — MRIVIYSMLLLLIAIQYPLWLGKGGWLKVYEMEKQLELQQAKNSLLSLRNAKLTGDVKDLKEGTRAIEERARVEHGMLKEGEFFVQILPNEKSASNAAEGVKPVTTKQ; from the coding sequence ATGCGTATCGTCATCTACTCTATGCTGTTATTGCTGATCGCAATACAGTACCCACTTTGGCTGGGTAAGGGTGGATGGCTTAAGGTTTACGAGATGGAGAAGCAATTAGAGTTACAGCAGGCTAAAAATAGTCTGCTTAGCTTACGTAATGCCAAGCTGACAGGCGATGTTAAGGATTTGAAAGAGGGTACTCGCGCAATTGAAGAGCGAGCTCGTGTTGAGCACGGCATGCTTAAAGAGGGCGAGTTCTTTGTACAAATTCTGCCAAACGAAAAGTCTGCCTCCAATGCTGCTGAAGGGGTAAAGCCAGTCACCACTAAGCAGTAA
- the hsp33 gene encoding Hsp33 protein translates to MNELLVFMCDGAPVRGEIVSISSAWQAVLERRNDPPVVRRILGDFVGAATLLSASLKFDGTLIIQAQSKGPIQLLVVECKSDLTMRATVKLSVDAASIDPNASLGELLDADNTGRLVITLDPADRQPGQAPYQGIVALQEHRGSVIKPVTSAAEAIALYMQNSEQLDTRIWLASNDTHVGGLLLQRLPDSGGHAHLDPQLAAEGWTRIQMLGETITNEELLTLSPETILRRLFLEESAESGVRSFPPRPVRFSCRCSRAKVADVLRMLGEQEVESILAEQGAVETECDFCAKAYRFDAVDCRQVFKTDLLADATRPPSSGH, encoded by the coding sequence ATGAACGAATTACTTGTATTTATGTGTGATGGTGCCCCGGTCCGCGGGGAAATTGTTTCCATTAGTAGCGCCTGGCAGGCAGTTTTAGAGCGTCGTAATGACCCTCCTGTAGTCCGACGAATCCTAGGCGACTTTGTGGGTGCAGCCACCCTCTTAAGCGCCAGCCTTAAATTTGATGGAACCTTGATTATTCAGGCTCAAAGCAAGGGCCCAATTCAACTTCTCGTAGTGGAGTGCAAGTCCGATTTAACCATGCGTGCTACGGTAAAACTTTCAGTAGATGCCGCTAGCATCGATCCTAATGCTAGCCTAGGTGAATTGCTGGATGCAGATAATACGGGTCGCCTTGTTATTACTCTTGACCCAGCCGATCGCCAGCCCGGGCAAGCACCCTACCAAGGCATTGTGGCACTCCAAGAGCACCGCGGTTCAGTGATCAAGCCCGTAACCAGTGCCGCAGAGGCAATCGCCTTGTATATGCAGAACTCAGAACAATTAGATACCCGTATTTGGTTGGCATCGAACGACACCCATGTAGGAGGTTTGCTTTTACAGCGCTTACCAGATTCTGGTGGCCATGCCCATCTTGATCCACAACTGGCAGCTGAAGGCTGGACCAGAATCCAGATGCTTGGCGAAACTATTACCAATGAAGAGTTGTTGACCTTGTCACCAGAAACTATCCTGCGTCGTCTCTTTTTGGAGGAGTCTGCAGAGAGTGGTGTCCGCAGCTTCCCCCCACGCCCTGTTCGCTTCAGCTGCCGTTGTTCACGTGCCAAAGTTGCAGATGTCCTTAGAATGCTAGGTGAACAGGAGGTTGAAAGCATCCTTGCGGAACAAGGAGCGGTGGAAACGGAGTGTGATTTTTGCGCCAAAGCCTATCGCTTCGATGCGGTAGATTGCAGGCAAGTCTTTAAAACAGATTTATTGGCAGATGCTACTAGACCTCCATCAAGCGGTCACTAA
- the gltX gene encoding Glutamyl-tRNA synthetase, whose protein sequence is MLNPEIQSQPEIMSFMHIRTRFAPSPTGFIHLGNLRSALYPWAFARHNKGDFILRIEDTDLERSTQEAVDVIIEGMAWLGLDLDEGPIYQMQRIDRYREVVKQMLDAGLAYPCYMSEEELNKLRDQQMANKEKPRYNGQWRPEPGKTLPEIPEGVLPVIRFKNPIGGSVIWDDAVKGKIEISNDELDDLVIARPDGTPTYNFCVVVDDLDMNITHVIRGDDHVNNTPRQINIMKALGGTPPVYAHLPTVLNDSGEKMSKRNGAMSVRDYQKAGYLPEAILNYLARLGWSHGDAEIFTKEQFVNWFDLDSLGRSPAQHNPEKLLWLNHQYIQNADLTALAEATKPFAHELGIDTENGPDFVQVVALLKDRANTLIEIAEGAKLFYLPAPTHTAEQIAANIPPEIIPALKDLIEAFKSAEHTKAAYGAAFKEVLAKHQIKMPALAMPVRYALFATTQTPAIDSVLVVLGKDEVVQRLSKVV, encoded by the coding sequence GTGCTAAATCCTGAAATTCAAAGCCAACCTGAGATAATGTCATTTATGCATATACGTACACGTTTCGCCCCCAGTCCAACGGGCTTTATTCACTTGGGCAACCTCCGTAGCGCTTTGTATCCATGGGCTTTTGCCCGGCATAACAAAGGCGACTTTATTTTGCGAATTGAAGACACTGATTTAGAGCGTTCCACGCAGGAAGCTGTCGATGTCATCATCGAGGGTATGGCATGGCTTGGCCTAGACTTAGATGAAGGCCCCATTTATCAAATGCAACGCATTGATCGCTATCGCGAAGTTGTTAAGCAGATGCTAGATGCTGGCCTTGCTTACCCTTGCTATATGAGTGAAGAAGAACTCAATAAGCTGCGCGACCAACAGATGGCCAATAAAGAAAAGCCGCGCTATAACGGTCAATGGAGACCAGAACCTGGCAAAACTTTGCCCGAAATCCCAGAAGGTGTTTTGCCGGTGATTCGCTTTAAGAACCCCATTGGTGGATCTGTTATCTGGGATGACGCAGTTAAAGGCAAAATTGAAATTAGTAACGATGAACTTGATGATTTAGTGATTGCCCGCCCTGATGGCACGCCTACTTATAACTTCTGTGTTGTAGTGGATGATCTGGACATGAATATCACCCATGTGATTCGTGGTGATGATCATGTGAATAACACCCCTCGCCAAATTAACATCATGAAAGCGCTTGGTGGTACGCCGCCGGTATACGCCCATCTCCCAACAGTCCTAAATGACTCCGGTGAAAAAATGAGTAAGCGCAATGGAGCTATGAGTGTTCGTGATTACCAAAAAGCAGGGTACTTACCTGAAGCCATTTTGAATTACTTAGCCAGGCTTGGTTGGTCTCATGGTGATGCAGAGATTTTTACCAAAGAACAGTTTGTGAATTGGTTTGATCTAGATAGCCTTGGCAGATCTCCGGCACAGCACAATCCCGAGAAGCTTCTATGGCTAAACCATCAATACATTCAGAATGCAGATTTAACTGCATTAGCAGAGGCGACTAAGCCATTTGCACATGAGCTGGGTATCGATACGGAAAATGGACCAGACTTTGTACAAGTGGTTGCACTTCTTAAAGACCGCGCGAACACACTGATTGAAATCGCAGAGGGTGCCAAGCTTTTTTATCTACCTGCGCCCACACATACCGCCGAACAAATCGCTGCAAATATCCCGCCTGAAATCATTCCAGCGTTGAAAGATTTGATCGAAGCATTTAAATCTGCAGAGCATACAAAAGCAGCTTATGGGGCAGCTTTTAAAGAAGTTTTGGCCAAGCATCAGATCAAAATGCCAGCCTTAGCAATGCCTGTTCGTTATGCCTTATTTGCCACAACGCAGACGCCAGCCATTGATTCTGTCTTGGTTGTATTGGGCAAGGATGAGGTTGTACAAAGGCTTTCCAAGGTCGTCTAA
- a CDS encoding peptidase M48 Ste24p, producing MMASSEEVNRLSAVSYSEQNQKAKEKNILVTSGPTYERLKLIANRLIPQTEAFRDDTRQWDWRLTLIDAPTLNATCAPGGKITFYTGIIEQLNLTDDEIAAIMGHEIAHALREHGRERVSQAAAQNVLVNIAMAVAGPYGSAVSAANQVAQYAIVLPNSRENETEADAIGLELAARAGYNPMGAITVWQKMLKATKGNSSPEFLSTHPSGETRIEQLTALMPAVEPLYKVAPKPPPTKKL from the coding sequence ATGATGGCCTCTTCTGAAGAGGTGAACCGTCTCTCTGCGGTTAGCTATAGCGAGCAGAATCAAAAAGCAAAAGAGAAAAATATACTGGTCACATCTGGGCCCACTTATGAGCGCCTGAAGCTGATTGCGAATAGACTTATTCCGCAGACTGAGGCATTTAGAGACGACACTAGACAATGGGATTGGCGGTTAACTCTCATTGATGCTCCAACACTGAATGCCACTTGTGCGCCTGGCGGAAAGATCACTTTCTACACGGGGATTATTGAGCAGCTAAATCTAACCGATGATGAGATCGCCGCAATCATGGGGCATGAGATTGCTCATGCACTTAGAGAACATGGCAGAGAGCGGGTTTCCCAAGCTGCAGCACAAAATGTACTGGTTAATATTGCTATGGCTGTAGCCGGCCCCTACGGGTCGGCAGTGAGCGCTGCCAATCAAGTGGCGCAATACGCAATCGTATTACCCAACTCGCGAGAAAATGAGACTGAGGCTGATGCTATTGGGCTGGAGTTGGCCGCAAGAGCGGGATATAACCCAATGGGCGCAATCACTGTTTGGCAAAAAATGTTGAAGGCGACTAAAGGTAATAGTTCACCAGAGTTCTTATCCACCCACCCTTCTGGTGAAACCCGAATTGAACAATTAACAGCGCTAATGCCAGCAGTTGAGCCTCTGTACAAAGTGGCACCAAAACCACCGCCTACCAAAAAACTCTGA
- a CDS encoding DNA-directed DNA polymerase has translation MFSLKRITPSAQFQSSPFSLVPITGLNWLRSELSKTPGLKMSDGDIESIYDEQGGAPYAVLDSLIAHHNQDEKDELTIAIQASRYLLQSMSQGARINWLDAADKTQKARYSVLLATMQRWVSDLQSCAQMGSPRYYPKHEAVIKSLAQQARLPKLLRFWKSLIQARRHENHPLATRIQLEALLSHCEVGGKTGHLVPLSSINTKELMLSKKLINFRGKHMLAL, from the coding sequence TTGTTTTCATTAAAGCGTATTACCCCTTCTGCCCAATTTCAAAGTTCGCCATTTTCTCTAGTGCCTATTACGGGGTTAAATTGGTTGCGCTCTGAGCTGAGCAAGACGCCGGGCTTAAAAATGAGCGATGGTGATATCGAATCCATTTATGACGAGCAGGGTGGGGCGCCATATGCAGTTTTAGACTCTTTAATTGCCCACCATAATCAGGATGAAAAAGATGAGCTCACCATTGCCATCCAAGCATCGCGTTACTTATTACAGTCGATGTCACAAGGCGCCAGAATTAATTGGTTAGATGCGGCAGATAAGACCCAAAAAGCGCGCTATTCAGTTTTGTTGGCCACCATGCAACGGTGGGTCTCTGACTTGCAAAGTTGCGCCCAAATGGGTTCGCCTCGCTATTACCCAAAGCATGAGGCCGTCATTAAGAGCCTTGCGCAACAAGCGCGCCTGCCCAAGTTACTGCGCTTTTGGAAGTCTCTGATACAGGCACGACGTCATGAAAACCACCCCCTAGCTACCCGCATTCAGCTAGAGGCATTGCTTTCGCATTGTGAGGTTGGCGGCAAAACGGGGCATCTCGTTCCTTTGAGTTCAATCAATACAAAAGAATTGATGTTATCAAAGAAGCTAATAAATTTCCGTGGGAAGCATATGCTGGCACTTTAA
- a CDS encoding Ion transport 2 domain-containing protein produces MFAEINTDMGSSQIWFVLLLACLMLTFHGIAVLMIAGAFHWLDQKLENKRVYLANFLSYFIAILLIIASHLAEIVAWTYICVALQVFPTNPQTFYFAGEMYTTVGFGTYSLSEQWRILPIIISFTGIFAVSMSGAALYSMMGALLGRSNQSPKSGSGF; encoded by the coding sequence ATGTTTGCTGAGATCAATACGGATATGGGCAGCAGTCAGATTTGGTTTGTTTTGCTCCTGGCATGTCTCATGCTGACATTTCATGGGATTGCAGTGCTAATGATTGCCGGTGCATTTCATTGGTTAGATCAAAAGCTAGAAAACAAACGAGTTTATTTAGCTAATTTCTTGTCGTATTTCATCGCAATTTTGTTGATTATTGCCAGCCATTTAGCGGAAATCGTGGCTTGGACTTATATCTGCGTTGCTTTGCAGGTGTTTCCAACCAATCCACAGACCTTCTATTTCGCTGGTGAAATGTATACCACCGTGGGATTTGGTACTTATAGCCTGTCTGAGCAATGGAGAATCTTGCCAATCATCATTTCATTCACAGGCATCTTTGCCGTCTCAATGTCTGGCGCAGCGCTTTATTCAATGATGGGTGCCTTACTGGGTCGATCCAATCAAAGCCCAAAATCAGGGTCTGGATTCTAA
- a CDS encoding Ankyrin — translation MRNSFKLNLAISAYVLCFSSLVLAQTAGQVDDFTKAAKFDDVSEVQSLIKSGVGPNTLDPKGNPMLIVAIRDKSTKVTNLLLENPSTNVNLANKSGENPLMMAAFDGDFSLVKTLVLDKKAAVNKSGWAPIHYAATNGHLQIVQFLLANGAMINALSPSETTPLMMAIGSGNDELIKFLLDNGADLRMRNHEGYTAIDVAQLFGKDDIRDGLMSRWQKLYKQPYPGGPKKSPT, via the coding sequence ATGAGAAATTCATTTAAATTAAATCTTGCTATAAGTGCCTACGTATTATGTTTTTCTAGCCTTGTTTTAGCCCAAACTGCTGGTCAAGTTGATGATTTCACCAAGGCAGCGAAGTTTGATGATGTTTCAGAGGTTCAGTCACTCATCAAGTCGGGTGTTGGGCCAAACACACTAGATCCAAAAGGCAATCCCATGCTGATTGTCGCTATTCGCGATAAATCAACGAAAGTAACTAATTTACTGCTTGAAAACCCATCTACCAACGTGAATCTAGCCAATAAAAGCGGTGAAAATCCGCTAATGATGGCTGCATTTGATGGTGATTTCTCACTTGTAAAGACTTTGGTTTTAGACAAAAAGGCTGCCGTTAACAAATCTGGCTGGGCGCCCATTCACTATGCGGCCACCAATGGACACCTGCAGATCGTTCAGTTTTTATTAGCTAATGGCGCCATGATTAACGCCTTAAGCCCAAGCGAAACAACGCCTCTAATGATGGCAATTGGTTCTGGGAATGATGAGTTGATTAAATTCTTGTTAGATAACGGTGCTGATTTACGTATGCGTAATCATGAGGGCTATACAGCAATTGATGTGGCTCAGCTATTTGGCAAGGATGATATTCGTGATGGACTCATGTCACGCTGGCAGAAGCTGTATAAGCAACCATATCCAGGTGGCCCGAAGAAGTCTCCCACATAA
- a CDS encoding Hydrolase, TatD family gives MFIDSHCHLDFPEFQTRLPEVLSNMAACKVSHALCVSVDIPDFPKVRKLAEDHAHLYASVGVHPDYEETPEPSFEFLIQEAKHPKIVAIGETGLDYYRMGDRSYESMEWQRERFRTHIRAAIASKKPLIIHTRSSSVDTLRILKEEGADQIGGVMHCFTESTEVAKAAMEMGFYISFSGIVTFKSAKDLQETCKQVPLDRMLIETDSPYLAPIPYRGKTNEPAWVSKVGEFVADLKGVPVELLAEQTSNNFFQCFHINRTIS, from the coding sequence ATGTTTATAGACTCACATTGCCATCTCGATTTTCCTGAATTTCAAACTCGTCTTCCTGAGGTTTTGTCCAATATGGCTGCCTGTAAGGTCAGCCATGCTTTATGCGTTTCGGTAGATATCCCCGACTTTCCTAAAGTAAGAAAGCTTGCCGAGGATCACGCCCATTTGTATGCCTCTGTTGGCGTGCATCCTGACTACGAAGAGACTCCGGAGCCTAGCTTTGAATTCTTAATTCAAGAGGCCAAACATCCCAAAATCGTCGCTATTGGTGAAACGGGGCTCGATTACTATCGTATGGGTGATCGCAGCTATGAATCCATGGAATGGCAAAGAGAACGATTTAGGACTCACATACGAGCTGCTATTGCATCTAAAAAGCCCCTCATCATCCACACCCGCTCATCTTCAGTTGATACCCTTCGAATCTTGAAAGAGGAGGGTGCCGACCAAATTGGCGGGGTGATGCACTGCTTTACAGAATCTACTGAAGTTGCCAAGGCGGCCATGGAAATGGGCTTTTACATCTCATTTTCAGGGATTGTGACATTTAAGAGCGCCAAAGACCTTCAAGAAACCTGCAAACAAGTTCCTTTAGATCGTATGCTCATTGAAACGGATTCTCCGTATCTAGCCCCAATTCCTTATCGGGGTAAGACCAATGAACCTGCTTGGGTATCTAAGGTAGGTGAATTTGTTGCCGACCTGAAGGGTGTTCCTGTTGAATTACTGGCAGAGCAGACTTCTAATAATTTTTTTCAATGTTTTCATATAAATAGAACGATTTCATGA
- a CDS encoding DNA-directed DNA polymerase, giving the protein MSDMMFPQVSDKNIAPWLKPIWDGIDLSAFPSAVLIHGQSGIGKFEFSIELAKALLCETFTGSKPCNQCEACRWFGSGNHPDFIALVPETHRKLLPHGDFDSDAEPSKKSKASQADGDGDAPEKKEKKSISIEDARSAIEGLSIGSHRGGNRVILVYPLEMLRSDSANTLLKSLEEPPKNTIFILLADRLDRVLPTIRSRCRLLSAPRPDRITGLNWLRSELSKTPGLKMSDGDIESIYDEQGGAPYAVLDSLIAHHNQDEKDELTIAIQASRYLLQSMSQGARINWLDAADKTQKARYSVLLATMQRWVSDLQSCAQMGSPRYYPKHEAVIKSLAQQARLPKLLRFWKSLIQARRHENHPLATRIQLEALLSQYQQVFED; this is encoded by the coding sequence ATGAGTGACATGATGTTTCCACAAGTGTCAGACAAGAATATTGCGCCATGGCTTAAGCCTATCTGGGACGGCATAGATCTGAGTGCATTTCCCAGTGCAGTTTTGATTCATGGTCAATCAGGGATTGGCAAGTTTGAGTTTTCCATTGAATTGGCCAAGGCACTCCTGTGTGAAACATTTACCGGATCAAAGCCCTGCAATCAATGTGAAGCCTGTCGGTGGTTTGGCTCTGGTAACCACCCAGACTTTATTGCACTTGTACCTGAAACGCATCGCAAGCTACTGCCTCACGGCGATTTTGATTCAGACGCTGAGCCATCAAAAAAATCCAAGGCTAGTCAAGCTGATGGTGATGGTGACGCTCCCGAGAAAAAAGAAAAGAAAAGTATTTCCATTGAAGATGCTCGTAGTGCAATCGAAGGCCTCTCTATTGGCTCGCATCGCGGCGGTAATCGTGTGATTTTGGTTTACCCATTGGAGATGCTGAGATCAGACTCCGCAAACACATTGCTGAAGTCTCTCGAAGAGCCGCCAAAAAATACAATTTTTATCTTGCTGGCAGATCGCTTAGATCGAGTGTTGCCAACAATTCGCTCGCGTTGCCGTTTATTGTCCGCACCACGACCAGATCGTATTACGGGGTTAAATTGGTTGCGCTCTGAGCTGAGCAAGACGCCGGGCTTAAAAATGAGCGATGGTGATATCGAATCCATTTATGACGAGCAGGGTGGGGCGCCATATGCAGTTTTAGACTCTTTAATTGCCCACCATAATCAGGATGAAAAAGATGAGCTCACCATTGCCATCCAAGCATCGCGTTACTTATTACAGTCGATGTCACAAGGCGCCAGAATTAATTGGTTAGATGCGGCAGATAAGACCCAAAAAGCGCGCTATTCAGTTTTGTTGGCCACCATGCAACGGTGGGTCTCTGACTTGCAAAGTTGCGCCCAAATGGGTTCGCCTCGCTATTACCCAAAGCATGAGGCCGTCATTAAGAGCCTTGCGCAACAAGCGCGCCTGCCCAAGTTACTGCGCTTTTGGAAGTCTCTGATACAGGCACGACGTCATGAAAACCACCCCCTAGCTACCCGCATTCAGCTAGAGGCATTGCTTTCTCAATACCAGCAGGTATTTGAAGACTAA
- a CDS encoding dTMP kinase, which yields MTAQFPGYFISFEGIDGAGKSTHIEAFCNLIKQHHPDREVVMTREPGGTQLGEQLRALLLDAPMNLETEALLMFAARREHIAQVIEPALKAGKIVISDRFTDASFAYQGGGRGLSLEKLNSLEQWVQGRPDGSLLQPNLTFLFDLPGSVAEARRSKVRAPDKFEKMDLDFFEKVRQEYLRRAKEDPKRFYLVDATQTPEAIWKEIESLKINL from the coding sequence ATGACAGCTCAATTTCCAGGTTATTTCATTAGTTTTGAGGGTATTGATGGTGCTGGCAAAAGCACGCATATTGAAGCCTTCTGTAACTTAATCAAACAGCACCATCCTGATCGTGAAGTTGTCATGACTCGCGAGCCTGGTGGCACGCAATTAGGCGAGCAGCTCCGCGCTTTATTGCTGGATGCCCCGATGAATTTAGAAACCGAGGCATTACTCATGTTTGCTGCTCGTCGCGAACATATTGCACAAGTAATAGAGCCAGCATTAAAAGCTGGGAAGATTGTCATCTCCGATCGCTTCACGGATGCTAGCTTTGCTTATCAAGGCGGTGGTCGTGGCTTGAGTTTGGAGAAGTTAAATAGTTTGGAGCAGTGGGTTCAAGGTCGTCCTGACGGTTCATTACTTCAGCCCAATCTGACATTTTTATTTGATCTGCCTGGATCAGTTGCTGAAGCGAGAAGATCTAAGGTAAGAGCGCCTGATAAATTTGAAAAGATGGACTTAGATTTTTTTGAAAAAGTTCGTCAAGAATATCTGCGTAGAGCAAAGGAAGATCCAAAACGCTTTTATTTGGTTGATGCCACTCAAACCCCGGAAGCGATCTGGAAAGAGATCGAATCATTAAAGATCAATCTTTAA
- a CDS encoding Aminodeoxychorismate lyase yields MSFYHSLMSGKFQRRTLFIKHSNRGTWKPYALCLVALIAILYGVIFLWPVVPSISNTPEGASYKVKIAPQSGLSSISKQLSDQGVSTNIATVQIAARALFVASKLKPGTYLLAPRASLGKVLLQIARGDRVRESVAIIPGMTIWQLRGLIDNHPALIHQTKGMSSKELLNTIGLSYPGDEGLFYPDTYLFDPDDSDISIYRRASQAMQKQLASAWEQRDARSPIKTPYELLILGSIVEKETGRSSDRTLVAAVFVNRLNLKMPLQTDPTVIYGIGPKFDGNLRKTDLRKDSPYNTYMHKGLPPTPIAMPSKESLQAVVHPAKSDAVYFVARGDGSSHFSKTLKEHESAVDQFQRKRTTPSKTNF; encoded by the coding sequence ATGAGCTTTTATCATAGCCTGATGAGCGGAAAATTTCAGAGAAGAACTCTTTTTATAAAGCATTCAAATCGTGGCACATGGAAACCCTATGCGCTTTGCCTGGTTGCCCTGATTGCCATCCTATATGGGGTAATTTTTTTATGGCCCGTAGTGCCATCCATATCAAATACCCCAGAGGGAGCTTCTTACAAGGTCAAGATCGCACCTCAATCGGGCTTATCTTCGATTTCAAAACAATTATCAGATCAAGGTGTATCTACAAATATTGCAACTGTTCAGATTGCAGCAAGGGCACTGTTTGTTGCCTCCAAGCTAAAACCGGGCACCTATTTGCTTGCGCCCCGTGCCAGCTTGGGAAAAGTTTTGTTACAAATTGCACGTGGTGATCGGGTTCGTGAGAGCGTGGCGATCATCCCTGGGATGACTATATGGCAACTTAGAGGCTTGATTGATAATCACCCGGCACTGATTCATCAGACAAAAGGGATGAGCTCTAAGGAGCTCTTAAATACTATCGGCCTTTCTTACCCAGGCGATGAGGGCCTTTTTTATCCAGATACCTACCTATTTGATCCAGATGACTCAGACATTTCAATTTATCGCAGGGCTTCTCAGGCCATGCAAAAGCAGCTAGCAAGCGCCTGGGAGCAAAGGGATGCTAGATCTCCCATCAAAACGCCTTACGAGTTGCTTATTTTGGGCTCAATAGTCGAAAAGGAGACTGGTCGCTCTAGCGATAGAACTCTGGTTGCAGCGGTCTTTGTAAACCGCCTCAATTTAAAGATGCCATTACAAACCGATCCAACCGTAATTTATGGCATTGGCCCGAAATTTGACGGCAATCTGAGAAAAACAGATTTACGCAAGGACAGTCCCTACAATACTTATATGCACAAAGGTTTACCGCCAACACCTATAGCAATGCCAAGCAAAGAGTCTCTTCAGGCGGTGGTTCATCCCGCAAAAAGTGATGCGGTGTATTTTGTAGCGCGTGGTGATGGCAGCAGTCACTTTTCCAAAACTTTAAAAGAGCATGAAAGTGCTGTTGATCAATTTCAACGTAAACGTACCACTCCCTCTAAAACAAATTTTTAG
- a CDS encoding Glycine cleavage T protein (Aminomethyl transferase) yields MTQSPENTQMPTTSLNYGFTPLPDWGLILVEGADAATLLQGQLSNSVISLKRTAWGEIAYGLDSVRLVGYCNPKGRLLASAWLGLFPESTDSDDRFALFISKDIAASTAKRLSMYVLRSKVKVVDASNDWEVFGSYQNAGSEETIAPLKDSIGLRMPDVLDQDQSFQRALFAKRKTESANPSVDQISLSQWNSLEVLSAIPRIVLATQEQFVPQMINFESVSGVDFKKGCYPGQEIVARSQYRGAVKRRLQLAHTSSSASSLELAKPGVELFQVGDASQPCGMVVLAAANPVNSDRIDLQLECKLDALEAGEIHLGNCDGPVLQIDHLPYHLLEI; encoded by the coding sequence ATGACCCAAAGCCCAGAAAACACCCAAATGCCCACTACCAGCCTGAATTATGGATTTACCCCTCTACCTGATTGGGGCCTTATCCTGGTGGAGGGGGCCGATGCCGCCACCCTACTCCAAGGTCAATTGAGCAACTCTGTTATTAGCCTGAAGCGGACAGCCTGGGGCGAAATTGCATATGGACTAGATTCAGTTCGTTTGGTCGGCTACTGCAACCCCAAAGGACGACTTTTAGCTAGCGCTTGGCTGGGTTTATTCCCAGAATCGACTGATTCGGATGACCGTTTTGCACTCTTTATTTCCAAGGACATAGCAGCCAGCACTGCCAAGCGATTATCGATGTACGTGCTGCGCTCAAAAGTAAAAGTAGTGGATGCATCAAATGACTGGGAAGTTTTCGGCTCCTATCAAAATGCTGGAAGCGAAGAAACGATAGCCCCGCTAAAGGATTCCATCGGATTGCGAATGCCAGATGTCTTGGATCAAGATCAATCCTTTCAACGAGCCCTTTTTGCTAAAAGAAAAACAGAGTCCGCCAATCCGTCAGTTGATCAGATCTCACTCAGTCAGTGGAATTCCTTGGAGGTATTGAGCGCAATTCCACGCATCGTACTGGCAACCCAAGAGCAGTTTGTGCCACAAATGATTAACTTTGAATCCGTTTCGGGCGTGGATTTTAAGAAGGGTTGCTATCCAGGCCAGGAAATTGTTGCCAGGAGCCAATATCGTGGGGCAGTAAAGCGCAGGCTGCAACTCGCGCATACAAGCTCTAGCGCATCTTCACTAGAGCTAGCCAAGCCTGGTGTGGAATTATTTCAAGTGGGTGATGCGAGTCAGCCATGCGGTATGGTGGTTCTTGCTGCTGCCAACCCCGTAAATTCAGATCGCATTGATCTTCAGCTTGAGTGTAAGTTGGATGCCCTTGAGGCAGGAGAAATTCATCTAGGTAACTGTGATGGCCCTGTGTTACAAATAGATCATCTGCCCTATCATTTATTAGAAATTTAA
- a CDS encoding Thioesterase superfamily protein, with protein MTNKVQLNAATQLANLGEELNVPFLKLLGVRLISAEMGKGEILLALKPEHTNTWDVAHGGVLLTLMDVAMAVAARSSDPSDRSVVTVEMKNNFMQAANGILRVKADTVRRTATMAFCEAKLYNDQGEICCMSTGTFQFIKRLAAKNANGERVINEDSRQQK; from the coding sequence ATGACAAATAAAGTACAACTGAATGCGGCAACTCAGCTTGCCAATCTGGGTGAAGAGCTTAATGTTCCTTTTTTAAAGCTGCTTGGCGTGCGTCTTATCAGCGCTGAAATGGGTAAAGGAGAAATACTTCTAGCCCTCAAGCCCGAGCATACCAATACCTGGGATGTAGCTCATGGCGGTGTATTGCTTACCCTGATGGATGTTGCCATGGCGGTTGCCGCTCGCTCTAGCGATCCCAGTGATCGTAGCGTAGTGACTGTCGAAATGAAGAATAATTTTATGCAGGCTGCAAATGGCATCTTGCGCGTAAAGGCAGATACTGTTCGACGTACTGCAACAATGGCTTTTTGTGAGGCTAAGCTTTATAACGACCAAGGTGAAATCTGCTGCATGTCAACAGGGACGTTTCAGTTTATAAAGAGACTGGCAGCTAAAAATGCAAACGGCGAACGCGTAATCAACGAAGATTCACGCCAGCAAAAATAA